The Sorex araneus isolate mSorAra2 chromosome X, mSorAra2.pri, whole genome shotgun sequence DNA segment TGGGCAAGAACTTGTCTGTAGGGAGACAAAAGCCTCTGAGGTTTCCTTCTCCCAAGCAGCAGGTTAAGTCCTGGGTCACCACCACCCGAGCACCCCACGTCCACGTGCGTCCGGCATGCCCAGCCTCCTTACGTAAGAGACCCGGAATGGAGTTGTTGTTGCTGCTGGTCCCTCTTCCACGACGGCTAATAATAAACTGGGAATGTAGCTTCCGGGCCTCGATCTCTACGAGGCGAGGGTGGGGGAGTCCCTTGGCAAACTGGAAGTGCTCTCATGCTGGTCTTGCCCACCCGGGGAATGTGCGCAaggcccacccagcccccatcCGCCAGCCTGCCTTCTAGCTAGTCCATATGCTGGCGCCTGCTTTACTCGCTCAGTGCCCGGCCCTCCCCCAGCGGGCCAGCTCTGCGCTCAGCACTGGCGGGGTGCGGCTGCTCCATccttctgccctgccctgccctgccctgccccagcgcCCTCCCTCCGCCCGGGTATCAGGCGAGAGGCGGAGCTGGcccggcgcgccccgcccccgctttAGAAAGGGCTTGGGGAGTGTTACTCGCGGTCATCCCGGCTCGGCTGGGGCCTTTTATCTCTGCGCGGCCTGGGAGGCGGGAGGAGGAGACTTCGGGGGTGGCCCAGAGCGCCGGCGACACCTTTCCGGGCTTCTATAAATTGAGCACCTGGGATGGGTAGGGGGCCTACGCCACTACTGACGTCCGCAGTCACCGTCCGGCCACTGACCACAGCAGCACGCGCAGACAGCCGCCGCCAGCCCCGGGACCTCTGAGCAAGCCAAGGCGTCAGAGGAGGTGGGTCCCCCTCCCCGTGTCGACTACGGGCAGCGTGGGTGCTCGGGCTCAGGCTTTTTTCGCAAGGAgcccggggtgggtgggtgggtggggtggaggagcaCCCCCGTCTCTCCGAGGCCCTGGGAGGGCGAAGGAGGCGGGACCGCCTGGGTTCGGGGAGTCAGCAGGGCGCCGTCCCAGGCGAACAGTagctggggggagtgggggtggggggaaaggaggtGCGCGCGGGCGGGGGAGCCGGGCGCCCTAACCCGGTAAATATCGCGTCTCTTTCCTGTGTCTCCCCAGCAGGCCAGGGCTCGAGCCGCGGACCACGCGCCGTGATCGCGAGCTTCCGGACGCCCGGGGCAGGAGGAGCCGCGCATCCTGCAGGGCCGGGCTGCGACCGAGCCGACAGGGCGGAGGAGCAGCCGGGAAGTCGCCGCAGCGGCTGGAGCCTAGGCCCCGGGCGCCGGCCTCCCTCAGCTCGTGAAGGCGGGCATCCGTTCGCCTCGGCCGGccctccctgtgccccccaccccacatccctccccgccaccccgcgTCCCTGTGCTTCGGCGCCCGCGCGCGGCCACCATGATGCAAATCTGCGACACCTACAACCAGAAGCACTCGCTCTTTAACGCCATGAACCGCTTCATCGGCGCCGTCAACAACATGGACCAGACGGTGATGGTGCCCAGCCTGCTGCGCGACGTGCCCCTGGCCGAGCCCGGGCTGGACAACGAGGTCGGCGTGGAGGTAGGCGGCAGTGCCGGCTGCCTGGAGGAGCGCGCGCCTTCGGCCCCCGGCCCGGGCAGTGCCAATGGCAGCTTTTTCGCGCCCTCCCGGGACATGTATAGCCACTACATGCTGCTCAAGTCCATCCGCAACGACATCGAGTGGGGGGTGCTGCACCAGCCGCCGCCGCCAGCAGCGGGGAGCGAGGAAGGTAGCGCCTGGAAGTCCAAGGACATCCTGGTGGACCTAGGCCACCTGGAGGGCGCGGACGCCGGCGAGGAGGACCTGGAACAGCAATTCCACTACCACCTGCGCGGGCTGCACACTGTGCTCTCCAAACTCACACGCAAAGCTAACATCCTCACTAACAGATACAAGCAAGAGATCGGCTTTGGCAACTGGGGCCACTGAGGGGGGACGCCCGCGGCTGTCCTGCACCCTCCCCGGCCCCTTCTCCTACCCTCTCTTTTCTCAAAGCTATTTTCTTTCTGACTGCAGGGCGCGCTGGACGGACTGCAAAGTTGGGGAGCCGAGAACGTGCAGGGGAAGCAGAGAGGCTGCATGGAGGAGGGGGACTCTTTGGGGAGAGGAAAGTGATGGCAGGAGACAAGGGGCTCAAGGACCTCCCGATGAGGGGGGGAGAGGCCTACTTTCTGCATTGGTAGGGATGGGACTGGGCTGAAGCCCTGCCTTCAGCCTGTGCCTTTCCTGGAGTTTCTTTTCTGGCTTTCCGGAGAAGGGGCCCTTGCCAGGGCGCGGCGCCGGTTTGCCTCATTTCAGCGCCGCCCAGAGCTGGGCGCAGGGGAAGGCGGGGCGCAAAGCCTCCCGCCGCCCTGCCAATGGGCTGGTGGAGGCCGCAGCGTTGCTAGGATTGCATCAGTTTTCCTGTttgcactatttcttttttgtaacaGTGGCCCTGTCTTAAATATGTTGAATCTCCTCCTTGCTCTGAAACTTAGCCAATTCCATTGTGATAAGCGCACAAACTGCACTGTCTGTCGGTAACCGGTACTACTTTATTGATGATTTTCTGTTACACTGTATAGTTGTCCTGTGGCACCCTGACCCAACCCTTTTATGCCACCATGCCCTCACCCAGTGAGCGTAAACTGGCACTGTGCGAAGCTTGCCACTTAGCCAGTGAAAATAATAGCATTATTATGAGAAAGTGGACTTACCCAAATGGAGCCAGCTGACATTCTTTTCGTGTTGTACTAGAATGATGAAGGGTTCCGCTGTTGTTAtgtcttaaatttatttaaaaactttttttaatccaGATGTAGActatattctaaaaaataaaaaagcaaatgtgTTAATGAAACTCCACCAACGTTTGTTGCTCTTTAATCCACCAGCGAATGGCTtagaagttaaataaaaatgcatttgattACTTTTGTTTTGAGTGAAAGAGAACTTGGTTTCCTCTCTGGTCATTCCAGGTGATGGATAATTCTCTGTAAGTATTCTCTTTGGTTTGGAAAGTAGCTGCTGACACCATATACTCCaagccttttatttttaactcaccGAATAGGTAGGCCCATATACCTCAACGGAATGCTCATAAATCTTAAAGGGCATGGGAGGAAGGTACTTGTGTATTTTTCAGTCAAGTAGACCAGCTTATTGGAGTCTTTCATTAACATCTCTGATTTTTTTAGAAGACTAAATACACACAAGAATTTTTAAAGCCTAAACAACTTTTAGGCAGAAATTTCACCGGGAATCTGCGAAGTGAAGAATTAGAAAAACACCACATAATGCTATTGCACATGCCTTGCAGGCGTTATTTACAAGTCTTTCATGATGACCTTAGGCAGACTAAATGTGTTATAACCTGTGCTATGGCCTATTTCACTAGATCCCAGAGAAGTGCTAAACTTCAGTAAATTGGTGTCCTGCAATGCTTTCAGTTTGCGGGTGAGCCAGTCTGCCACAGCAGGTCTGACGCAGGCTGTGGTAGGCACCTCCAGGGAACAAAACACCATTAGGACACTTTCTCTATAGAGTGGCATAGACAAAATCTAGGGTTCTACATTTTCTTGGTCATTCTTTGTTTAGGGGGAGGCATAAATGCTCGATCAACTTTGGTTTTCTATCTTTACGTCATAAGACATTTGCTACACTTACAGAGCATGACTTTCAATGCTTATAACAGCAGGTTTATTTTAAAACCCAAAGTTTTCATGGTGTGCACAGCTCGTCTATTATCAGTTTTTAGCAGCAGTGCAGAAATGGGGAAGTGTCAAGATCGGGGTGCCTGTCCGTTGCCTGAGAAAGTTAATCATTAATACATGGAGATAAGCAGGGCTGTACCAGAAGTAAGGTACACAGCCTCTAGCTTTATATTTCCTTTAAAGTGTCAAAGTGCgcacacaaaaacagaaagataGGAAAACTGCAGAAATCAAGAATTTGGAGCCAGAATGCTGTGTATTCAAACCCTCTTGCTACTACTTACTAATTATAAGTAGTTTACCAGCCAGGTTTGTGACCACACTAGAAATCAGGCATGATAATAATGAAAATGCTTCATAGGATTTTGTGAGAATTGAATCAAGAGCATAAATAGAATGTCCAAGCATTGGGGGCCATCACTTAGAGTCTTATAGATTTATCACTTTATAGTTTTTGGTTTATGTCTTTCCATTCCCTCTTATTTTCTTCAGGATTATATGAAGCTTAGGACAACATGCCTCCACTTAATTAAAAGCACAGTTGCAATTACATACATGAAACAGCTGGTGTGAACCATTTCCTTTCTCACCAACTCAAGGGGAAACCCAAATCAAACCCCAACAGTCTTGTTTTGGGCAAGAATGTTAAGATATCCTAACTACAAGTTGTTTGTAGAATGTTCTTATGGCATATATTACACAGATAAATGGATGTTGATGGCAAAACAAAACTTTACAGtgtcatttttataaaacattggcATAGGAGTGTTTATAGATAAAAATAGTGTTTCTGGCCTAGAAATAATGTAGCTCACTTAAAGAGGattgggtatttttttaaaaaaaatgaaccacTGTAAGGTTTTCTAGGCCCCGTTAAGTACTATTCCACAAAGAGTAATTACTATTTTATTCAAGTTTGGTTTATGAAGCAAAAGGCTAAGCACCCTAATATATCCTACCTATTGAAATTTTTGtcaagtaatttaaaattttcttagtaTTTGAGCTAAAGTGACGAGTGACTTCATGTTTTCAGAAGGTCTTTGCTAAGGAACCTAACAAAATTTATAGATTTTAAACCTTGTTAACATAGTGGAACCTCTTTCTGTGAGCTCTCAGAGAAAAATTCAGTTGATTTCTCATCTTGTTGCAATTTGTGAGCAAAGAGAAGGCACATGTTAGATGAACTGGGGTTCAAGGACAAGCTGGAACAGAAATTGACTACTTTCTAGATATTTACATTTGCTAAGAATTTTCTACCACAGAACCCTACAATAAAGCCTTTGAGAAGGTCTGGTTTGGCCCCTTAACATCTTTGCTCATGTGGGATTTTTCACATGTGATCTTTACACAGGCTTCCATAGTGCATTGGTCTGATTTACTTTCTCTAAACCTGAACCCACTTGTTAGAGTATATGAATTTTGATTGGAGATAATTCTTTGAgccaacttaaaaataatatactcTTTAGGTATTTTCAATGGAGTTATTGTCATTTGCATTTagtaaattatttccttttcttttgagtTGCTGAACAAATATCATTAGGAAAATAGTCTTCCCTCCTTCACTTCACTCCTTATTCTGTGATTCACAGTTGATTGCAAATTAGACATACATCCAGAGGAGTGACAGAAatcttatatacattttaaataaagataatgaCCTTTTATGGAAAATCTAGTACATTTGTAGGAATCATTCCCTTCTTATATggtttattttgttgagttttgagtGAAATAATGACAGAAGCTTTTCTTTAAACCTTTAAAGGCCCTTTTTGTACTCAGCAAGAACAACAACAGAAATCCCTGGATCAGATGATTCTAAGAAGCTTCTGATGTGGACTATAGGACTGACCTCTTAAAAATAACTATTAGTCTTTAAATTATGGCTCATCAAGGTTAAATTGCTTTAGTTACTAAGATAATTTaaacttataattatttttaaggtcATGTCAAATTTTTTAATCACATGGGGAAATTGAAATGTTGCTCTTGAGTTACTCTAAGCAGTTTATTAGGCTTCCAGTTAGTTAGTTCATTTGTAACTGTGTGGAATTTTCTGTTAAGTGgtggcaataataataatgcactACCACTAACCATTTCTGTAACAGAAGCTAGTACTGTACTTTGCTTCATATAATCATGGATCCTTTTGGATGAAAGTGCTCCACTTTAGAGTTCCCCACATCAACTCTCCTAAATTTTTTTAGCTTCCTACAAGACAAGGAGTCCTCAG contains these protein-coding regions:
- the MID1IP1 gene encoding mid1-interacting protein 1; this translates as MMQICDTYNQKHSLFNAMNRFIGAVNNMDQTVMVPSLLRDVPLAEPGLDNEVGVEVGGSAGCLEERAPSAPGPGSANGSFFAPSRDMYSHYMLLKSIRNDIEWGVLHQPPPPAAGSEEGSAWKSKDILVDLGHLEGADAGEEDLEQQFHYHLRGLHTVLSKLTRKANILTNRYKQEIGFGNWGH